A genome region from Leptodactylus fuscus isolate aLepFus1 chromosome 6, aLepFus1.hap2, whole genome shotgun sequence includes the following:
- the BHLHE23 gene encoding class E basic helix-loop-helix protein 23, with the protein MSVGEGAQGMAELKSVPADAYMSLAQSYGQTFYGALRGAEARNYAGGPAALDYNPGSRDRSGDSSEDQSGDDDDSFDPTKSSPSYDNEGKLTGKKPKEQRSLRLSINARERRRMHDLNDALDGLRSVIPYAHSPSVRKLSKIATLLLAKNYILMQAQALEEMRRLVAYLNQGQTISSSLSTSLAPFGQSSVYPYPGANVPSTPEKCSAFPAGTSSLCKHCTDKP; encoded by the coding sequence ATGAGTGTCGGGGAGGGAGCACAGGGAATGGCCGAGCTGAAATCTGTCCCGGCTGATGCCTACATGTCCCTGGCACAGTCATATGGGCAGACCTTCTATGGCGCTCTCCGTGGTGCTGAGGCGCGCAATTACGCGGGAGGACCTGCAGCTCTGGACTACAACCCGGGCTCCAGGGACAGGTCTGGGGACAGCAGCGAGGACCAGAGCGGGGATGACGACGACAGCTTCGACCCTACAAAGAGCAGCCCGTCCTATGACAATGAGGGAAAACTTACCGGCAAGAAACCCAAGGAGCAGCGCTCACTGAGACTGAGTATCAATGccagggagaggaggaggatgcaCGACCTCAACGATGCCCTGGACGGACTCCGATCTGTTATCCCTTATGCACACAGCCCATCAGTCAGAAAACTGTCCAAAATTGCCACCCTGCTCCTTGCCAAGAACTACATCCTCATGCAGGCCCAAGCTCTGGAGGAGATGAGGAGACTGGTTGCCTATCTAAACCAAGGACAAACTATCAGCAGCTCCCTCAGCACTTCTTTGGCTCCATTTGGACAATCTTCAGTGTACCCCTACCCTGGAGCAAATGTGCCCAGCACTCCTGAGAAATGTTCAGCCTTCCCCGCTGGCACCTCCAGCCTTTGCAAACACTGCACAGATAAACCTTGA